A genomic region of Chlorobaculum parvum NCIB 8327 contains the following coding sequences:
- the guaA gene encoding glutamine-hydrolyzing GMP synthase translates to MATTLQSVIVLDFGSQYTQLIARRIREIGIYSEIFPYHTSAEELKKHQPKAIILSGGPNSVYDETAFMPDPEVFSLGVPVLGICYGLQAIAKHFGGNVESSSKQEFGRAKMLVSHDERESMLFKDIPDSDVWMSHGDKVTKLPDGFRVTASTANAEMCAIESFGSKAALKVFGLQFHPEVQHSLYGKQLLSNFLIDIAGITPDWSPKSFIQHQIEEIKRVAGDSTVVCGISGGVDSTVAAVLVSKAIGDKLHCVFVDNGLLRKDEATKVMEFLKPLGLKVTLADASDLFLGRLKGVASPEKKRKIIGRTFIRVFEENIHDEKFLVQGTLYPDVIESVSVKGPSETIKSHHNVGGLPKRMKLKLIEPLRELFKDEVRAVGRELGIAEDILMRHPFPGPGLAVRVLGSLTKERLDVLREADQIFIDELKESGLYQKVWQAFSVLLPVQSVGVMGDKRTYENVLALRAVESTDGMTADWAHLPHDFLSKVSNRIINEVRGINRVAYDISSKPPATIEWE, encoded by the coding sequence ATGGCAACAACCCTTCAATCGGTCATCGTCCTCGACTTCGGGTCTCAGTACACCCAGCTCATCGCGCGTCGCATCCGTGAAATCGGCATCTACTCCGAGATTTTTCCCTACCACACCAGCGCCGAGGAGCTGAAAAAACACCAGCCGAAAGCGATCATCCTTTCCGGCGGCCCGAACAGCGTGTACGACGAAACCGCCTTCATGCCCGATCCGGAGGTGTTCAGCCTCGGCGTGCCGGTGCTCGGCATCTGCTATGGCCTGCAAGCAATCGCCAAGCACTTCGGCGGCAACGTCGAAAGCTCGTCGAAGCAGGAGTTCGGCCGCGCCAAGATGCTGGTGAGCCACGACGAGCGCGAGAGCATGCTGTTCAAGGACATTCCGGACTCGGACGTCTGGATGAGCCACGGCGACAAGGTGACCAAACTGCCCGACGGCTTCCGCGTTACAGCCAGCACGGCCAATGCCGAGATGTGCGCCATCGAGAGCTTCGGCAGCAAGGCTGCGCTGAAGGTGTTCGGCTTGCAGTTCCACCCTGAGGTGCAGCACTCGCTCTACGGCAAGCAGCTCCTTTCGAACTTCCTGATCGACATCGCGGGCATCACGCCCGACTGGTCGCCGAAGAGCTTTATCCAGCACCAGATCGAGGAGATCAAGCGGGTTGCGGGCGACTCGACCGTGGTGTGCGGCATCAGCGGCGGCGTCGATTCCACGGTGGCTGCCGTGCTGGTCAGCAAAGCGATTGGCGACAAGCTGCACTGCGTCTTTGTGGATAACGGCCTGCTCCGAAAGGACGAAGCGACAAAGGTGATGGAGTTCCTCAAGCCGCTCGGCCTGAAGGTGACGCTCGCCGACGCCAGCGACCTCTTTCTGGGACGACTCAAAGGCGTGGCTTCGCCGGAGAAGAAGCGCAAGATCATCGGCCGCACCTTCATCCGCGTGTTTGAAGAGAACATCCACGACGAGAAGTTCCTCGTGCAGGGCACGCTCTACCCGGACGTCATCGAGAGCGTCAGCGTCAAGGGGCCGTCTGAAACCATCAAGTCGCACCACAACGTCGGCGGCCTGCCGAAGCGCATGAAGCTCAAGCTCATCGAGCCGCTGCGCGAGCTGTTCAAGGACGAAGTCCGCGCCGTCGGACGCGAGCTTGGCATCGCCGAGGACATCCTGATGCGCCACCCCTTCCCCGGCCCTGGCCTCGCCGTGCGCGTGCTCGGCTCGTTGACGAAGGAGCGCCTCGACGTGCTGCGCGAAGCCGACCAGATTTTCATCGACGAACTCAAAGAGAGCGGCTTGTACCAGAAAGTGTGGCAGGCCTTCTCGGTGCTCCTGCCGGTGCAGTCGGTTGGCGTCATGGGCGACAAACGCACCTACGAAAACGTCCTCGCATTGCGCGCCGTCGAATCCACCGACGGCATGACCGCCGACTGGGCGCATTTGCCGCACGACTTCCTCTCAAAAGTCTCGAACCGAATCATCAACGAAGTCCGAGGCATCAACCGCGTGGCGTACGATATTTCGTCCAAGCCACCGGCGACGATCGAGTGGGAGTAA
- a CDS encoding penicillin-binding protein 1A: MKIAGLLLVIIIGAGSLFGISLFKGLPSLEELENPKPNLASLVYSEDGVLLHKFFLENRTFVPLKSISKWVPKALIATEDVAFYQHWGVDLRRLTLAMGENIIKGRTRWHGASTITQQLAKNLFLTQERTLSRKAKELITAIELEKTYTKDEILALYLNTVYFGSGAYGIEAAANTYFGKKASELTIPESASLIATLKNPTAYNPAKNPSTALGRRNLIIGLMEKEGFITHAQAVKAKATPVTLHYTPSTHHGLAPYFTEYIRQNIKTSSQLDGVNVYSDGLTIQTTLDSRMQRYAQEAIAQQAAALQAEFDKRWTCSDALKKQFIKESPQYRELVNEEGVAPATALSKLLADKVFVKNLLHDKSRVQMALISLDPTNGHVKAWVGGTNFSPDDYRYQFDHVWQAKRQPGSTFKPFVYSAAIDQGIPANYRILDQPLALRGGDGSVWMARNSEGQSGGMTTLRDALRRSLNQVTIRLAYQFLTPSEIISYARRMGITTPMQPNLSIALGTSEVSPLVLAQAFTTFANNGTWSEPLPVTKVLDKRGGLITEHKPVSHFGLDPASNFVMVTMLKDVIDRGTGIAVRARYGFDAEAGGKTGTTQSMRDAWFAGFTPQLVTVVWAGFDDERVHFTSMSYGQGARAALPAWASFMKKCYDDPELHLENRYFTMPDNVIAVPISAGSGDQGDLFNRDVYVEYFTPKGFARYRSGELNNTPPPAQQESDNPQDSTKTQTAPTPIQMPVLTPQEQY; this comes from the coding sequence ATGAAAATCGCCGGACTACTCCTTGTTATCATTATCGGTGCCGGCTCGCTGTTCGGCATCAGCCTGTTCAAAGGGCTACCGAGCCTTGAAGAGCTTGAAAATCCCAAACCGAACCTGGCCTCGCTGGTCTACTCCGAAGACGGCGTCCTGCTGCACAAGTTCTTTCTGGAAAACAGAACCTTCGTGCCGCTCAAGTCGATCTCCAAGTGGGTGCCAAAGGCCCTGATCGCCACCGAGGATGTGGCATTCTACCAGCACTGGGGCGTCGATCTCCGCCGCCTGACCCTGGCGATGGGCGAAAATATCATCAAGGGCCGCACCCGCTGGCATGGCGCGAGCACCATCACGCAGCAGTTGGCCAAAAACCTTTTCCTGACCCAGGAGCGCACCCTGAGCCGCAAGGCCAAGGAGTTGATTACGGCCATAGAGCTTGAAAAAACCTACACCAAGGACGAGATTCTGGCGCTCTATCTGAACACGGTCTATTTCGGTTCAGGAGCGTACGGCATCGAAGCTGCCGCCAACACCTATTTCGGCAAGAAGGCAAGCGAACTGACGATTCCGGAAAGTGCCTCACTGATCGCGACCCTCAAAAATCCAACCGCATACAATCCGGCCAAGAATCCGTCGACTGCTCTTGGACGCAGAAACCTGATCATCGGGCTGATGGAAAAAGAGGGCTTCATCACGCACGCCCAGGCGGTCAAGGCGAAAGCCACGCCGGTCACGTTGCACTACACGCCGAGCACCCATCACGGCCTGGCCCCCTATTTCACCGAATACATCCGCCAGAACATCAAAACGAGCTCGCAGCTTGACGGAGTCAACGTCTATAGCGATGGCCTGACCATTCAGACCACGCTCGACAGCCGGATGCAGCGCTACGCCCAGGAGGCCATCGCCCAACAGGCCGCGGCATTGCAGGCAGAGTTCGACAAGCGCTGGACATGCAGCGACGCGCTGAAAAAGCAGTTCATCAAGGAGAGCCCGCAGTATCGGGAGCTGGTGAACGAAGAGGGCGTTGCGCCGGCAACGGCACTCTCGAAGCTGCTGGCCGATAAAGTGTTCGTCAAGAATCTGCTGCACGATAAAAGCCGTGTCCAGATGGCCCTGATCTCGCTCGATCCGACCAACGGCCATGTAAAGGCCTGGGTCGGCGGCACCAATTTCAGCCCGGATGACTACCGCTACCAGTTCGACCATGTCTGGCAGGCCAAACGGCAGCCCGGCTCGACCTTCAAGCCGTTTGTGTATTCGGCGGCCATCGATCAGGGAATTCCGGCCAACTACAGGATTCTCGACCAGCCGCTGGCGCTGAGAGGCGGTGACGGCTCCGTCTGGATGGCTCGCAACTCCGAAGGCCAGTCCGGCGGCATGACCACCTTGCGTGACGCACTCCGACGCTCGCTGAATCAGGTGACCATCAGGCTTGCCTACCAGTTCCTGACCCCGTCGGAAATCATCAGCTATGCACGCCGCATGGGCATTACCACCCCCATGCAGCCGAACCTTTCGATTGCGCTCGGCACCTCCGAGGTCTCCCCGCTGGTGCTGGCCCAGGCATTCACGACGTTTGCCAACAACGGCACCTGGAGCGAACCGCTTCCGGTCACCAAAGTGCTTGACAAGCGCGGGGGCCTCATTACCGAACACAAACCGGTCAGCCATTTCGGCCTTGATCCAGCGAGCAACTTCGTCATGGTCACCATGCTCAAGGATGTCATCGATCGCGGTACCGGTATCGCCGTTCGGGCGCGCTACGGCTTCGACGCCGAGGCCGGTGGCAAGACTGGCACCACCCAGAGCATGAGGGATGCGTGGTTCGCCGGCTTCACGCCGCAGCTCGTCACGGTGGTGTGGGCAGGCTTCGACGACGAACGGGTTCATTTCACCTCGATGTCGTACGGTCAGGGCGCCAGAGCTGCGCTTCCGGCATGGGCTTCGTTCATGAAAAAGTGCTATGACGACCCGGAACTCCATCTGGAAAACCGCTATTTCACCATGCCCGACAATGTGATTGCCGTGCCGATTTCAGCTGGTTCGGGCGATCAGGGAGACCTGTTCAACCGTGATGTTTATGTAGAGTACTTCACGCCGAAAGGCTTTGCCCGCTACCGCTCTGGCGAGCTGAACAATACGCCGCCGCCGGCCCAGCAGGAATCGGACAACCCGCAGGACAGCACGAAAACGCAGACGGCACCGACACCGATACAAATGCCGGTGCTGACGCCTCAGGAACAGTATTAA
- a CDS encoding alpha/beta fold hydrolase, with protein MSYLTTSRCRLYYEDTAEQDPSQKEKPAILFVNGWAISSRYWKPTIELLKSEYRCITYDQSGTGKTSIDGLHPDLTIAGFANEAGALIEHMGLDKSRKLHIVGHSMGGMVATELCLRYKDALLSSTILACGIFEETPFTSLGLMFLGGLIDVSMSFRNIFQVEPLRSLFIKRAATEPISKEYSDIIIEDFTTSDKAATNAVGHFSIDPVALRTYTRSVIEIASPVLCCVGMADHTIPPEGTVTLFEKRKASASSPTRLVQFMHLGHLPMLEDTARFVEELKKHFEFAQHFYKKTQPSESLAERVQIP; from the coding sequence ATGAGCTACCTTACAACATCCCGATGCCGGCTTTATTATGAGGATACGGCCGAGCAGGATCCTTCACAGAAAGAGAAACCTGCAATCCTGTTCGTCAACGGATGGGCCATCTCATCCCGTTACTGGAAACCGACCATCGAGTTGCTGAAGTCCGAGTACCGCTGCATCACCTACGACCAGAGCGGCACCGGCAAGACCTCCATCGACGGCCTGCATCCCGATTTGACGATTGCCGGGTTTGCCAATGAGGCCGGAGCGCTGATCGAGCACATGGGGCTCGACAAGAGCCGGAAGCTGCACATCGTGGGGCATTCGATGGGCGGCATGGTGGCAACGGAGCTGTGCCTGCGCTACAAGGATGCGCTGCTCTCCTCGACCATCCTTGCCTGCGGCATTTTCGAGGAGACGCCGTTTACCTCGCTCGGACTCATGTTCCTCGGCGGGCTGATCGACGTTTCGATGAGTTTCAGGAACATCTTCCAGGTCGAACCGCTGCGCTCGCTCTTCATCAAACGGGCTGCCACCGAACCGATCAGCAAGGAGTACAGCGACATCATCATCGAGGATTTCACTACCTCCGACAAAGCAGCCACCAACGCTGTCGGCCACTTTTCCATCGACCCGGTGGCACTGCGCACCTACACCCGAAGCGTCATTGAAATCGCCTCGCCGGTGCTCTGCTGCGTAGGCATGGCCGACCACACCATTCCTCCGGAAGGCACCGTCACGCTTTTCGAAAAGCGCAAGGCCTCGGCCTCGTCGCCCACCCGGCTGGTGCAGTTCATGCACCTCGGCCATCTGCCGATGCTCGAAGATACAGCGCGCTTTGTCGAAGAGCTGAAAAAACATTTTGAATTTGCGCAACATTTTTATAAAAAGACTCAGCCCTCAGAGTCCCTTGCCGAGAGGGTGCAGATACCGTGA
- a CDS encoding DedA family protein, translated as MELFSTLADFILHIDGHLQVLASEYGLWLYGILFLIVFLETGLVVMPLLPGDSLLFAAGSLASIPMSQLSPHWLFVIFSVAAILGDTVNYSIGHALGPKVFSFKKSRFFNPDHLRQTHEFFEKYGGKTIIIARFVPIVRTFAPFVAGIGAMSYSRFIMYNVVGALLWVAVFTYSGYWFGQMSFFKDNLKLLILGIIVVSVLIPGIEYVKHRFRSRAGLNAD; from the coding sequence ATGGAGTTGTTTTCGACACTTGCCGATTTTATCCTGCATATTGACGGGCATCTTCAGGTTCTTGCTTCGGAGTACGGTCTCTGGCTGTACGGGATTCTTTTTCTGATTGTTTTCCTGGAGACCGGTCTGGTGGTTATGCCTCTTTTGCCGGGTGATTCCCTCTTGTTTGCCGCAGGTTCGTTGGCGTCGATCCCGATGTCGCAGCTCAGCCCGCACTGGCTTTTTGTCATCTTCAGCGTTGCAGCTATTCTCGGAGATACGGTCAACTACTCCATCGGCCATGCGCTCGGGCCAAAAGTGTTTTCTTTCAAGAAGTCGAGGTTTTTCAATCCCGATCATTTGCGCCAGACGCATGAATTTTTCGAGAAATATGGCGGCAAAACCATCATTATCGCCCGTTTCGTTCCTATTGTCCGAACCTTCGCGCCTTTTGTCGCCGGAATCGGGGCCATGTCCTACTCACGTTTCATCATGTACAATGTTGTCGGTGCTTTGCTGTGGGTTGCGGTGTTTACCTACAGCGGATACTGGTTCGGCCAAATGTCGTTTTTCAAGGATAATCTGAAGCTGTTGATTCTCGGTATTATCGTGGTTTCAGTGCTGATTCCGGGCATCGAGTATGTGAAGCATCGCTTCCGTAGCCGGGCAGGACTTAACGCGGATTGA